Part of the Litorilinea aerophila genome is shown below.
TGCACCCGGACATCGCTCAGATGGCCGTAGAGCACGTAGACATCCAGCTCTCCCCCGGCGACCGGCAGACGCCGATCCAGGCGAATCACCACAGCCAGGCCATAGAAATTGTTGTACGGCCCCAACAGGTTCACATCGTCAGGCCCGGCATGGACCACCGTGCCGGTGACTCCTGCTCGAATGGGCGTGCCCACCGGGTTGGAAATGTCCAGGCCGTGGTGTGGCCGATACCGGTTGCCGGCGGTGGAGCCGAACTGGTAGTTGGGGCTGGCCTGCTGGTTGGCCTGGATGTTGGCAAAGGGCCGACCGATCCAGAAGTGGTCGTTTTCTGCCGCCGGCCGCGGGGTGAAGGTGGACCAGAGGCGTCCAGGCCCGCGCTCAGAGGGCACTCGGGTGGGGGTGGGAGAGGGGGTCGGCGTGGGTTCTGGCGTGGCGGTGGGTGGCAACACAGTCGGCGAAAGGGGAACACCGGCAAGGGAAACCACGGCCACCGTCGGCAACGAAGAGACTTCTTCGGTGATCAGACGGGATGGGTCGGGCGTGGGCGGCACCGGCAGCGGCGTGGGGGTGGGCAGCGGAAGCAATGCTGCCTCGGCAAGGGGTGGGGTAGGACTTGCCTGCCCGGACCCGACTTCTTGGGAAGGAGCCGCCAAATCGACGGGAATCACCAGGGGGCTGCCGACGGGCAGATCCGGCTGGGCGGAAGCTGGCGACTCGGCTTCCGGCTGGGCTGCTGTCGGGGTGACCACCACGATTTCCTGGGGCCAGGGTGCGCCGCTGGCTCCGGTGGCGGCTGCCGTCACGGTGACGGTCATTGCGCTGCCGGCGGCGGGCTCACGGCTGGCCAGGCCCGAGCTCTCCCCGGAGTCTTCGGTCCTTGTCGCCTCCGCGGGGGTGGCCGCAGCCTGGGGCGTGGTCAGGTTGGCCGGGTTGACGATGGCTAGCGAAGCCGGCGAACTGGACGCCTGGCTGCCCTGCCTCGACCAGGTGGACGAGGAGGCGGCCATGGGCGTCCCGGCCCCGTGGGGCCAACTCCACCACATCACCAGGGCCAGCACGCCCCAAAAGCCCACCTGTACGGTGATGGGCGCCCACTGCCGAAGGCGACGGCCGCGTGGCCAGGAAACCGCCCAGGCTTCCGGCTTCAAAGGGAGCGGGCCCTGTGTTACAATGCCGGTCAGCCACAACCGGAGCCGTTCCAGCGCCAGCGCCAGCTGCTCTGCGCCCAGGCGCTGCCAGACTCTCAGGCGCTGTAGAACACGAAGCAAAAATGAACCCTGCTGCCAGTCCGATGATTTCGACATGT
Proteins encoded:
- a CDS encoding M23 family metallopeptidase, which codes for MSKSSDWQQGSFLLRVLQRLRVWQRLGAEQLALALERLRLWLTGIVTQGPLPLKPEAWAVSWPRGRRLRQWAPITVQVGFWGVLALVMWWSWPHGAGTPMAASSSTWSRQGSQASSSPASLAIVNPANLTTPQAAATPAEATRTEDSGESSGLASREPAAGSAMTVTVTAAATGASGAPWPQEIVVVTPTAAQPEAESPASAQPDLPVGSPLVIPVDLAAPSQEVGSGQASPTPPLAEAALLPLPTPTPLPVPPTPDPSRLITEEVSSLPTVAVVSLAGVPLSPTVLPPTATPEPTPTPSPTPTRVPSERGPGRLWSTFTPRPAAENDHFWIGRPFANIQANQQASPNYQFGSTAGNRYRPHHGLDISNPVGTPIRAGVTGTVVHAGPDDVNLLGPYNNFYGLAVVIRLDRRLPVAGGELDVYVLYGHLSDVRVQEGQHVQPDDVVGLVGMTGIAIGPHLHVEVRLGANTYQHNVNPYLWLEPEEGNGVVAVRLLTANGRTWAGARLSLTRFAGGVAVWSRQIETYLDTEQIGPDPAWGENGAMGDVPAGHYYLVGTVNGESIRVELDVEAGATTFVEIRTSQ